Proteins encoded in a region of the Azospirillum sp. TSH58 genome:
- a CDS encoding ATP-binding protein: MRFLILRILTHSELGMFHEYRRQGKEGSKQRAVNFDWDVVDRVFPAAKDTDRVEMDLLYDTDQGVGRARQWLKRQEKNWRLEGNCPKDKFYHFVDPGCLFAMEIDAGTAPGSGAWAVFPADHPVTRAVLADGESCRLAKSAMIALHDEEGERVWRLLGEARPDLFTAKHRGSTMTMVAARNGGNGVALPPNPSRTVSILASVGYSLPDAVADLVDNAISADATEVSITFGRPDGGHGRWMGIADNGVGMDRATLEEAMRVGSASDYDQRSLGKYGYGLKGASWSQAKVLTVVSKSEGAPACHLTWDVNDMDGWVAKSDPLERWEEEATALGGHGTVVLWKDMRPPQTMPNMRGLDPYSSEVRQLERHLALVFHRFLEGRAVGRKTVAILINGKRVEPNNPFGHPLASAYDAKTIRIPTGGEDGRVLVQAYLLPSESEISSHHAPEGQDAVRRALDLIGLHGKRTETQGLFIYRHDRLIKWGGWHEMWNTTDEKTKLARVVVDFDHVLDDAFKINVSKRIVLLPQQLQEEIKKVADVARRDSQRKYRKGAAPAPAGAAGSASGGLAPTVTGAGAVDAAPTPTAPMPTTPAPTNPAPAAPSAGTAPTPPATSATPAPPPSRIAVKPVKTEKFFWKVTKGMTGTLDVQVSDLNPSLSALVQHIRDDPLAVAHLAAFLGRLDEVDAQSRLMAGGDA; encoded by the coding sequence ATGCGGTTTCTGATCCTGCGCATCCTGACCCACAGCGAACTCGGGATGTTCCATGAGTACCGGCGCCAGGGGAAGGAGGGGTCCAAGCAGCGGGCGGTGAATTTCGACTGGGACGTGGTTGACCGCGTTTTTCCGGCCGCCAAGGACACCGACCGCGTCGAGATGGACCTACTGTACGACACCGACCAAGGCGTTGGGCGGGCGCGGCAGTGGCTGAAGCGCCAGGAGAAGAACTGGCGGCTGGAGGGCAACTGTCCCAAGGACAAGTTCTACCACTTCGTTGATCCGGGCTGCCTCTTCGCCATGGAGATTGATGCGGGGACGGCGCCCGGCTCCGGCGCGTGGGCGGTGTTCCCAGCGGACCATCCCGTCACGAGGGCCGTTCTCGCCGACGGCGAGAGCTGCCGCCTCGCGAAGTCGGCGATGATCGCTCTCCATGACGAGGAGGGCGAGCGTGTCTGGCGCTTGCTGGGCGAGGCTCGCCCGGATCTTTTCACCGCGAAGCACAGGGGGAGCACGATGACGATGGTCGCCGCCAGGAACGGGGGGAACGGCGTCGCGTTGCCCCCGAACCCTTCCAGAACGGTGTCCATCCTGGCTTCTGTGGGCTACTCCCTGCCGGACGCTGTCGCCGATCTGGTGGACAACGCGATCAGCGCCGACGCCACCGAGGTTTCGATCACGTTCGGACGGCCGGACGGTGGCCATGGCCGATGGATGGGCATCGCGGACAACGGCGTCGGCATGGACCGGGCGACGCTGGAGGAGGCGATGAGGGTCGGCAGCGCGTCCGACTATGACCAGCGGAGCCTTGGGAAGTACGGCTACGGTCTCAAGGGCGCCTCGTGGTCCCAGGCGAAGGTCCTGACCGTCGTGAGCAAGAGTGAGGGCGCCCCGGCGTGCCATCTGACCTGGGACGTCAACGACATGGACGGCTGGGTGGCCAAGTCCGATCCGCTGGAACGCTGGGAGGAGGAGGCGACCGCCCTTGGAGGCCACGGGACGGTCGTCCTGTGGAAGGACATGCGCCCGCCGCAGACGATGCCGAACATGCGAGGACTGGACCCCTACTCCTCCGAGGTTAGACAGCTCGAGCGGCACCTTGCCCTGGTCTTTCACCGCTTCCTGGAGGGGCGGGCTGTCGGGCGGAAGACCGTGGCCATCTTGATCAACGGGAAGCGCGTCGAACCGAACAACCCCTTCGGCCATCCGCTGGCCTCGGCCTATGACGCGAAGACCATCCGCATCCCCACCGGCGGCGAGGACGGCCGGGTTCTGGTGCAGGCCTACCTGCTTCCCTCGGAGAGCGAGATCAGCAGCCACCACGCGCCCGAGGGCCAGGACGCCGTCCGGCGCGCGCTCGACCTGATCGGCCTGCATGGCAAGCGGACGGAGACGCAGGGCCTGTTCATCTACCGTCACGACCGCCTGATCAAGTGGGGCGGTTGGCACGAGATGTGGAACACCACCGACGAGAAGACCAAGCTGGCGCGGGTCGTCGTCGATTTCGACCATGTGCTGGACGACGCGTTCAAGATCAACGTCAGCAAGCGGATCGTCCTGTTGCCGCAGCAGCTTCAGGAGGAGATCAAGAAGGTCGCCGACGTCGCGCGTCGGGACAGCCAGAGGAAGTACCGGAAGGGAGCGGCGCCCGCTCCCGCCGGAGCCGCGGGATCCGCGTCTGGAGGTCTTGCGCCGACCGTGACTGGGGCGGGGGCCGTTGACGCAGCCCCGACGCCTACGGCTCCGATGCCCACGACCCCTGCGCCCACGAACCCTGCGCCTGCGGCACCATCGGCTGGGACGGCGCCGACACCCCCTGCTACCTCCGCCACCCCGGCTCCTCCGCCGTCCCGGATCGCGGTGAAGCCCGTGAAGACGGAGAAGTTCTTCTGGAAGGTGACGAAGGGGATGACCGGGACGCTCGACGTCCAGGTCAGCGACCTGAACCCCAGCCTCTCCGCGCTGGTCCAGCACATCCGCGACGACCCGCTGGCCGTGGCCCACCTTGCAGCCTTCCTGGGGCGCCTGGACGAGGTGGACGCACAGAGCCGCCTGATGGCCGGAGGGGACGCCTGA
- a CDS encoding DNA cytosine methyltransferase, whose amino-acid sequence MDLFAGCGGITLGFATAGFELVASVESDPWAAQSHGANFAAISRGRNRQAHNNPYDINCEDPSSIFRDLGIDGPVDEQVDVLVGGPPCQAFARVGRAKLRHEAHRREEDDADVAFLVDGRVNLWQRYLHYVRETKPLALLMENVPDILNHGGKNVAETVSEHLRREGYRVRYTLLNASWFGVPQTRERMFLVGVHEDLDEDVVFPSPTHYSVLPAGYEGTRATARKLINAMHADAEHSHCWIGDPLEEDGLPPATTAGQAFADLPPIYALDMLESGRIARGRKDPSEPVGYTSATPTTPWSKLMRKWPNFGATDYTTGHVIRYLPRDYKIFRMMEEGWQYPEVWRFVEEKRRQLMDSRWESGEDKAASTLQAQAFVREWTLPYDPGKFPNKWWKLYRDRPSRTLLAHLGKDSYSHIHYDDEQARTISVREAARLQSFPDGFVLRGSMNPAFKQIGNAVPPLVAYAIAMEMRSMIGCRPAVDIRHELLSLDRRPDPATERGVEKCGF is encoded by the coding sequence ATGGATTTGTTCGCAGGGTGTGGCGGGATCACGCTTGGCTTCGCCACCGCCGGGTTTGAACTCGTTGCATCTGTCGAGTCCGATCCTTGGGCCGCCCAGTCCCATGGTGCCAACTTCGCAGCCATCAGCCGCGGGAGGAATCGCCAAGCCCACAACAATCCCTACGACATCAACTGCGAGGATCCCAGCTCGATCTTCCGCGACCTGGGGATCGACGGTCCCGTGGACGAGCAGGTTGACGTCCTTGTTGGCGGCCCGCCCTGCCAAGCCTTCGCCCGGGTCGGGCGGGCAAAGCTCCGTCATGAGGCTCATCGCCGGGAGGAGGACGATGCCGACGTCGCCTTCCTTGTAGATGGCCGCGTGAACCTTTGGCAGCGGTACCTGCACTATGTCCGCGAAACCAAGCCTCTCGCGCTCTTGATGGAGAACGTCCCGGACATCCTGAACCATGGCGGGAAGAACGTCGCCGAGACGGTGTCCGAGCACCTCCGCAGGGAAGGCTACCGGGTCCGGTATACCCTTCTGAATGCGTCCTGGTTCGGCGTCCCACAGACGCGGGAGCGCATGTTCCTGGTGGGCGTGCATGAGGACTTGGACGAGGACGTGGTCTTCCCGTCGCCGACCCACTATTCGGTCTTGCCGGCCGGATACGAGGGGACGCGCGCGACGGCTCGGAAGCTGATCAACGCGATGCACGCGGACGCGGAGCACAGCCACTGCTGGATTGGTGACCCCTTGGAGGAGGACGGCCTGCCACCGGCCACGACGGCCGGCCAAGCGTTCGCGGACCTTCCCCCGATCTACGCCCTGGACATGCTGGAGAGCGGGCGCATCGCGCGCGGCCGCAAGGACCCATCGGAGCCAGTGGGTTACACGTCCGCCACGCCGACGACTCCGTGGTCCAAGCTCATGCGCAAATGGCCCAACTTCGGCGCCACGGATTATACAACGGGACACGTGATCCGCTACCTGCCGCGCGACTACAAGATCTTCCGCATGATGGAGGAAGGCTGGCAGTACCCCGAGGTCTGGCGTTTTGTAGAGGAGAAGCGCCGACAACTGATGGACAGTCGCTGGGAGTCCGGCGAGGACAAGGCCGCCAGCACCTTGCAGGCGCAGGCGTTCGTCAGGGAGTGGACGCTGCCGTACGACCCCGGCAAGTTCCCCAACAAGTGGTGGAAGCTCTATCGGGACAGGCCATCGCGGACCCTTTTGGCGCACCTGGGCAAGGACTCGTACAGCCATATCCACTACGACGACGAGCAGGCCCGGACGATCTCCGTCCGCGAGGCGGCACGGCTGCAATCCTTCCCGGACGGGTTCGTCCTGCGCGGCAGCATGAATCCCGCCTTCAAGCAGATTGGCAACGCCGTCCCGCCGCTCGTCGCCTATGCCATCGCCATGGAGATGCGGTCGATGATCGGCTGCCGGCCGGCCGTCGACATCAGGCACGAACTGCTCAGCCTGGACAGGCGGCCGGACCCAGCCACCGAGAGGGGCGTCGAGAAATGCGGTTTCTGA
- a CDS encoding zinc ribbon domain-containing protein, which produces MRIVDQELWNRVKARRAQMMNDVRGAAGGPHEFWDRRRPRFLQSGLIRCGCCGGGYSKISANLFGCSAARNKGPTACGNRMNIRRDVLEATVLDSLRQRLMEPKLFKVFCEEFAAELNRQLAAESSTVDQAKAELARVERRMGKLVDAIAEGVPARSVKDELVRLEARQEELRLALAEAPAKRRPLLHPNMAELYRARVTALQDALTTPDTQAEAAELIRSLIEAVVLTPEDGTLRVDLHGALAGILALCSETHKAGPVSGAGLAD; this is translated from the coding sequence TTGCGCATCGTCGACCAGGAGCTTTGGAATCGCGTGAAGGCGCGCCGAGCGCAGATGATGAACGACGTGCGTGGCGCTGCAGGTGGTCCGCATGAGTTCTGGGATCGACGTCGTCCCCGTTTCCTGCAGTCGGGTTTGATTCGTTGCGGCTGCTGCGGCGGAGGTTACTCAAAGATTTCCGCCAACTTGTTCGGCTGCTCGGCGGCACGCAACAAAGGTCCGACAGCGTGCGGCAACCGGATGAACATTCGCCGCGACGTGCTCGAAGCGACGGTGCTGGATAGCCTGCGCCAACGGCTGATGGAGCCGAAGCTGTTCAAGGTGTTCTGCGAGGAGTTCGCCGCGGAACTGAACCGCCAGTTGGCCGCCGAGAGCTCGACCGTGGATCAGGCCAAAGCAGAGTTGGCGCGGGTCGAGCGGCGCATGGGCAAGCTGGTCGACGCCATCGCGGAGGGAGTTCCGGCCCGGTCGGTAAAGGACGAGCTGGTCCGGCTGGAAGCCCGGCAGGAGGAACTCCGCCTGGCTCTTGCCGAAGCCCCTGCCAAGCGTCGTCCCCTCCTCCACCCCAATATGGCGGAGCTGTATCGGGCACGGGTGACGGCGCTGCAGGACGCGCTGACCACGCCCGACACGCAGGCCGAGGCGGCGGAACTGATCCGGTCGTTGATCGAGGCCGTGGTGCTGACGCCGGAGGACGGCACGCTGCGGGTGGACCTGCACGGTGCGCTCGCCGGCATCCTGGCGCTGTGCTCTGAAACGCACAAGGCCGGCCCCGTTTCCGGGGCCGGCCTTGCCGATTAA
- a CDS encoding very short patch repair endonuclease: MARTRKGKKPKPPPLSRSEMMARIKGKDTVPELLVRRAAWAAGLRYRLHDRRLPGRPDLVFPGRRVAVFVHGCFWHCHEGCNRFRIPKTRTDWWTAKLGRNKARDDEVRGAIEASGWDVVVIWECEAERPERLAELVKGLKAMPPR; encoded by the coding sequence ATGGCGAGGACGCGGAAAGGAAAGAAGCCCAAGCCCCCTCCGTTGTCCCGCTCGGAGATGATGGCGCGCATCAAGGGGAAGGACACTGTCCCCGAGCTGCTGGTGCGCCGCGCGGCGTGGGCGGCCGGCCTGCGCTACCGCTTGCACGATCGGCGGCTCCCCGGCCGTCCCGACTTGGTGTTCCCCGGGAGGCGCGTCGCCGTCTTCGTCCACGGGTGCTTCTGGCACTGTCACGAGGGCTGTAACCGCTTCAGGATCCCCAAGACCAGGACTGATTGGTGGACAGCAAAGCTTGGACGCAACAAGGCACGCGACGACGAGGTGCGCGGCGCCATTGAGGCGTCCGGGTGGGATGTCGTCGTCATATGGGAGTGCGAGGCTGAACGCCCGGAGCGTTTGGCGGAACTTGTGAAAGGGCTGAAGGCGATGCCGCCCCGATAG
- a CDS encoding PD-(D/E)XK motif protein, with the protein MVDGPIPGQWADLRASRPVSEDALATLPVTLDGQDTTLSIAMDQAGFLHLLIPVTRGPASAPPPDLNGLRVRHRRLETGEVIELSAPPSHEPVFTPFCREVADAVVVECREPWAAVAATLRNWQSAFRPLRSGMDKTVQVGLVGELLVLRSLMIPALGSAAVYQWSGPDAERHDFVGERLHLEVKTTRKGRPEHEISRLDQLRVPGGRQLLFVSVMIEQSAAGAETLATQLDATVEQLRGDAAALDAFMARMVSMGWSEEMRNSGELLRFSVRGASVYAVDDDFPRLPDDFAPPSGVVTVKYTIDLANLPELDFDEALNVVRQANPGYIS; encoded by the coding sequence ATGGTTGACGGCCCCATCCCAGGGCAGTGGGCCGACCTCCGCGCCAGCAGGCCTGTCAGCGAGGATGCGCTTGCCACCTTGCCGGTCACCCTCGACGGACAGGATACGACGCTCTCCATCGCGATGGACCAAGCTGGCTTCCTCCACCTTCTGATCCCGGTCACGCGCGGCCCGGCCAGTGCGCCGCCGCCTGACCTGAACGGACTGAGGGTCCGGCACCGCCGTCTGGAGACGGGTGAGGTGATCGAGCTGTCCGCGCCGCCGTCGCACGAGCCCGTCTTCACCCCGTTCTGCCGGGAGGTCGCCGACGCCGTCGTCGTCGAGTGCCGGGAGCCGTGGGCGGCGGTCGCGGCGACCCTCCGCAACTGGCAATCGGCCTTCCGGCCGCTGCGTTCCGGCATGGACAAGACGGTCCAGGTCGGCTTGGTCGGCGAGTTGCTGGTGCTCCGTTCCCTCATGATCCCAGCCCTCGGGTCCGCCGCCGTCTACCAGTGGAGCGGCCCGGACGCCGAGCGGCACGATTTCGTCGGCGAGCGCCTGCACCTGGAGGTCAAGACCACGCGCAAGGGCAGGCCGGAGCATGAGATCTCCCGCCTGGACCAGTTGCGGGTTCCCGGCGGGCGCCAGCTGCTGTTCGTGTCCGTGATGATCGAGCAGTCGGCCGCCGGCGCGGAGACACTGGCAACCCAGCTCGACGCCACCGTGGAGCAGTTGCGCGGGGACGCCGCCGCGTTGGACGCGTTCATGGCGAGGATGGTGTCCATGGGCTGGTCCGAGGAGATGCGGAACTCCGGGGAACTGCTGAGGTTCTCCGTGCGTGGGGCGTCCGTCTACGCCGTGGACGACGACTTTCCGCGGCTTCCGGACGACTTCGCGCCGCCCTCGGGGGTGGTCACGGTCAAGTACACGATCGACTTGGCGAACCTGCCCGAACTGGACTTCGACGAGGCGTTGAACGTCGTCCGGCAAGCCAACCCTGGCTACATATCGTGA
- a CDS encoding Z1 domain-containing protein has product MGTVRVIGAVPPRSNWTDRLSPESWYHWGRLESLLRADPKWEPQQVDSVAAESLRVLRSLRDPRQDVPFQCRGLVVGYVQSGKTANYTALAARAVDAGYRIVIILSGIHDSLRNQTQNRLERELTGHQAGGLPPAQRGREWIALTTPTEDFKEQDVRILQSPAPFLAVVKKNVPVLAKLDRWLGSAERYLDDMPVLLIDDEADQASINTRGNRPPDLAVGDDEDGDENVAPSRTNALIRSILTRTSKAAYVAYTATPFANILINPDAVDRCVGEDLFPEDFVIQLPRPKGYTGTEELFGVSAKNRDVLRTVADEDVRALRAPRRRKAAEVVIGPDGGALPGSLADALVSFCLAGGVRSLRPGLSGKAHTMLVHVSQRTADQERIANAIREQLDLWREAERQGQRLEAVLGPAWAAMKGDVEAPADDEAVIRASVAVLRQAVVLELNSVTGEDLEYDERPGRHIVAVGGNRLSRGLTIEGLTVSYFLRTASMCDTLLQMARWYGFRRGYEDLIRIWTTDGIARWFSELALVEQSLRDSIVALGRAGRRPDQMAIRLRAHSELLLTARNKSGTALSQQDSWSGGHPQTVLLPLTDGAKLAANRALADMFISRVAPSVRRHGGLLARDVAPETVCDFLRAYRIHEDIVAFRSDLLADWIMGRAAAGELIDWSVFIASPEDGRPVVLGGLELGLVRRKRISSESIGILTDPRHEGVDLPGGPDAYRRDSGAYDAEAMRGARPPAQGLLIVYPLDPEYLGVPQPDPVIALALSLPQTSDEGSTWIVNGMVSNG; this is encoded by the coding sequence ATGGGCACCGTCCGCGTCATCGGGGCGGTGCCCCCGAGGTCCAACTGGACCGACCGCCTGAGCCCGGAGTCCTGGTACCACTGGGGGCGGCTGGAATCCCTGCTCCGCGCCGACCCGAAATGGGAGCCGCAACAGGTGGACTCGGTCGCGGCCGAGTCCCTCCGGGTGCTGCGTAGCCTGCGGGACCCCCGGCAGGATGTGCCGTTCCAGTGCCGGGGGCTGGTCGTCGGATACGTCCAGAGTGGCAAGACGGCGAACTACACGGCGCTCGCGGCGCGCGCGGTCGACGCGGGATACCGGATCGTCATCATCCTGTCCGGCATCCACGACTCCCTCAGAAACCAGACGCAGAACCGTCTGGAGAGGGAGCTCACCGGTCACCAGGCGGGCGGCCTTCCCCCGGCACAACGCGGCCGGGAGTGGATCGCCCTGACGACGCCCACCGAGGACTTCAAGGAGCAGGATGTCCGCATCCTCCAGTCCCCGGCGCCGTTCCTGGCTGTGGTGAAGAAGAACGTCCCCGTCCTGGCGAAGCTTGACCGCTGGCTGGGATCGGCGGAGCGCTACCTGGACGACATGCCCGTCCTGCTCATCGACGACGAGGCCGACCAAGCATCCATCAACACCAGGGGGAACCGCCCGCCGGACTTGGCGGTCGGCGACGACGAGGACGGCGACGAGAACGTCGCGCCGTCGAGGACGAACGCTCTCATCCGGTCCATACTGACGCGGACGTCCAAGGCGGCGTACGTCGCCTACACGGCGACGCCGTTCGCCAACATCCTGATCAACCCGGACGCCGTCGACCGCTGCGTGGGCGAGGATCTGTTCCCAGAGGACTTCGTCATCCAGCTGCCGCGCCCGAAGGGCTACACTGGGACCGAGGAACTGTTCGGCGTCTCGGCCAAGAACCGCGACGTGCTGCGGACGGTCGCCGACGAGGACGTCCGTGCGCTGCGCGCGCCGCGCCGGCGCAAGGCGGCGGAGGTCGTCATCGGTCCCGATGGTGGGGCGTTGCCGGGCTCCCTGGCCGACGCGCTCGTCTCCTTCTGCTTGGCCGGCGGCGTCCGTTCCCTCCGCCCCGGGCTGTCGGGCAAGGCCCACACCATGCTGGTCCACGTCAGCCAGCGCACCGCGGACCAGGAGCGGATCGCCAACGCCATCCGCGAGCAACTGGACCTATGGCGCGAGGCCGAGCGCCAGGGGCAACGGCTTGAGGCCGTGCTCGGCCCCGCCTGGGCGGCCATGAAGGGCGACGTCGAGGCCCCGGCCGACGACGAAGCGGTCATCCGCGCCTCGGTCGCGGTCCTCCGACAAGCCGTCGTCCTGGAGCTCAACAGCGTTACGGGCGAGGACCTGGAGTATGACGAAAGGCCCGGCCGGCACATCGTTGCGGTTGGTGGAAACCGCCTCTCCCGTGGGTTGACCATCGAGGGGCTGACCGTCTCCTACTTCCTGCGCACCGCGTCGATGTGCGACACCCTGCTGCAGATGGCCCGCTGGTACGGGTTCCGCCGTGGCTACGAAGACCTCATCCGCATCTGGACGACGGACGGGATCGCCCGGTGGTTTTCCGAACTCGCTCTCGTCGAGCAGTCGTTGCGGGACTCCATCGTCGCCCTCGGGCGCGCCGGGCGCAGGCCGGACCAGATGGCCATCCGGCTCCGGGCCCACAGCGAGCTTCTGCTCACGGCGCGCAACAAGTCCGGTACCGCGCTGTCCCAGCAGGACTCCTGGTCCGGCGGGCACCCGCAGACCGTCCTGCTGCCGCTGACCGACGGGGCGAAGCTGGCGGCCAACCGGGCGCTGGCGGACATGTTCATCTCAAGGGTGGCCCCCTCGGTGAGGCGCCACGGCGGGCTCCTGGCGAGGGACGTCGCCCCCGAGACCGTATGTGACTTCCTGCGCGCCTACCGGATCCACGAGGACATCGTGGCGTTCCGCAGCGACCTCCTCGCCGACTGGATCATGGGCCGGGCCGCTGCCGGAGAGCTCATCGACTGGTCGGTCTTCATCGCGTCTCCGGAAGACGGCCGTCCCGTCGTCCTTGGAGGGCTGGAACTCGGTCTCGTCCGCCGCAAGCGCATCAGCAGCGAGAGCATCGGCATCCTGACCGACCCGCGCCACGAGGGCGTCGACCTGCCGGGAGGACCCGACGCCTACCGCCGGGACAGTGGGGCCTACGACGCCGAAGCCATGCGCGGGGCGAGGCCACCGGCCCAGGGACTCCTGATCGTGTACCCGCTGGACCCAGAGTACCTTGGCGTCCCGCAGCCCGACCCGGTCATCGCCCTGGCCCTCAGTCTCCCACAGACGTCCGACGAGGGCTCGACGTGGATCGTGAACGGGATGGTGTCCAATGGTTGA